One Hevea brasiliensis isolate MT/VB/25A 57/8 chromosome 5, ASM3005281v1, whole genome shotgun sequence genomic region harbors:
- the LOC110659565 gene encoding probable glutathione S-transferase: MDSQEVILLSAWFSPYALRVQWALKLKGIPYQVFEEDVYSKSPLLLKHNPVNRKVPVLLHQCKAIVDSLRIIEYIDETWNHSPLLMPQDPYDKAMARFWADFTEEKLHKAIRRTKVFKGEEKEREVNQAKEALQVLDGLLKGKEFFGGDSIGYLDIALGWVTVWLEVFEELACVRVFESEKYTHIYKWMHKFVQLQVIKETLPPKDKLLTVLQSYGQSSPAQLPRK, encoded by the exons ATGGATAGCCAGGAGGTGATACTGCTGAGTGCATGGTTTAGCCCATATGCTCTTAGGGTTCAATGGGCTCTCAAGCTGAAGGGTATCCCATATCAAGTTTTTGAAGAAGATGTATATAGCAAGAGTCCTCTTCTTCTGAAGCACAACCCTGTGAACAGGAAAGTCCCTGTGCTTCTTCACCAATGCAAAGCCATTGTTGATTCCTTAAGAATCATTGAGTATATTGATGAGACATGGAATCATAGCCCTTTGTTAATGCCTCAGGATCCTTATGACAAAGCCATGGCTCGCTTTTGGGCTGATTTCACGGAAGAAAAG CTGCATAAAGCTATAAGGAGAACAAAAGTGTTTAAAGGAgaggaaaaagagagagaagtgAATCAAGCAAAAGAAGCTTTACAAGTTCTTGATGGGCTGCTGAAGGGCAAGGAGTTCTTTGGAGGAGACTCAATTGGATACCTAGACATTGCATTAGGCTGGGTCACTGTGTGGCtagaagtttttgaagaacttgcttgtgtTAGAGTATTTGAGAGCGAAAAGTATACTCACATATACAAATGGATGCACAAATTTGTGCAGCTACAAGTGATCAAAGAGACTCTTCCACCTAAAGACAAGCTGCTAACTGTTCTTCAAAGTTATGGCCAATCTTCACCAGCTCAACTGCCAAGAAAATGA
- the LOC110659612 gene encoding cytochrome P450 89A2-like has translation METWFLVFICIAISAFLKVLIDLFFPSKDPNPNLNLPPGPLNSPIIGNILWLRKSFAELEPVIRSLHAKFGPVITLHIGPRPAIFVADRYLAHHALIQNGSVFADRPSALAIGKIISSNQHNINAAFYGPTWRLLRRNLTSEILHPSRVKSYSHARKWVLQILLNRFESQSKSGHPVRVVDVIRYAMFYLLGLMCFGDKLDQKQIKEIERVERDLLLNSGRFNLLNFWPRLFKIVFRKLWSEFLQLRKNQEDVLIPLIRARKKVKEEKLSKSKNENDDYILSYVDTLLDLQLPDEKRKLSEDEIVTLCNEFLNAGTDTTSTALQWIMANLVKYPHIQEKLFMDIKGVVGDAAEEIKEDDLQKMAYLKAVVLEGLRRHPPGHFVLPHAVTEDAMLGNYLVPKNGTINFMVAEMGWDPKVWEDPMAFKPERFMGSEEVFDITGSKEIKMMPFGVGRRMCPGYGLAMLHLEYFAANLVWNFEWKAVDGDDIDLSEKQEFTMVMKNPLQALISPRFKKIR, from the coding sequence ATGGAGACGTGGTTCCTCGTCTTCATCTGCATCGCCATTTCTGCATTTCTGAAAGTTCTCATCGACCTTTTCTTTCCTTCCAAGGATCCCAACCCCAACCTCAACCTCCCTCCTGGTCCCCTTAACTCTCCTATCATCGGCAACATTCTATGGCTCCGCAAATCCTTCGCTGAACTCGAGCCCGTCATTCGTTCCCTCCACGCTAAGTTCGGCCCAGTTATCACACTCCACATCGGCCCTCGCCCCGCTATTTTCGTTGCTGATCGCTACCTTGCCCACCATGCCTTGATCCAAAACGGTTCAGTTTTTGCTGACCGGCCCTCTGCTCTTGCTATTGGCAAAATAATCAGTAGCAATCAGCATAACATCAACGCGGCCTTTTACGGCCCTACATGGCGTCTCCTCCGGCGGAATCTCACTTCAGAAATCCTCCATCCTTCAAGGGTGAAGTCCTATTCTCACGCAAGAAAGTGGGTGCTGCAAATCCTCCTCAATCGCTTTGAATCGCAGTCGAAATCTGGACATCCGGTTCGTGTTGTGGATGTTATTCGTTACGCCATGTTTTACCTGCTAGGCCTCATGTGCTTTGGTGACAAGCTCGATCAGAAACAAATTAaagaaattgaaagagttgagCGTGACTTGCTTTTGAATAGTGGCAGAttcaatttactcaatttctGGCCAAGATTGTTCAAAATCGTGTTTCGCAAACTCTGGTCAGAGTTCTTGCAGCTTCGAAAGAACCAAGAAGACGTATTAATTCCTTTAATAAGAGCAAGAAAGAAggtaaaagaagaaaaattgagCAAATCCAAGAACGAAAATGATGACTATATCTTATCATATGTTGATACACTTCTAGATCTTCAACTTCCTGACGAGAAAAGGAAGCTCAGCGAAGATGAAATTGTTACTTTGTGCAATGAATTTCTTAACGCAGGCACAGACACTACCTCCACGGCCTTGCAATGGATAATGGCGAATTTGGTTAAGTACCCACATATTCAGGAGAAGCTTTTCATGGACATTAAAGGGGTTGTTGGAGATGCAGCAGAAGAGATAAAGGAAGATGATCTGCAAAAGATGGCGTATCTGAAAGCTGTAGTTTTAGAAGGGCTAAGGCGGCACCCACCAGGGCATTTTGTGCTGCCACATGCAGTGACTGAAGATGCAATGTTGGGTAACTATTTAGTGCCCAAAAATGGGACTATAAATTTCATGGTAGCAGAGATGGGTTGGGATCCAAAGGTGTGGGAGGATCCAATGGCGTTCAAGCCTGAGAGATTCATGGGGAGTGAAGAGGTGTTTGATATAACAGGAAGTAAGGAGATTAAGATGATGCCATTTGGAGTGGGAAGGAGGATGTGCCCTGGCTATGGCTTAGCAATGCTTCATTTGGAGTATTTTGCAGCTAATCTGGTatggaattttgagtggaaagcCGTGGATGGAGATGATATTGACCTTTCTGAGAAGCAGGAGTTTACAATGGTGATGAAGAATCCATTGCAGGCCCTCATATCTCCCAGGTTCAAAAAAATAAGGTGA
- the LOC110659611 gene encoding cytochrome P450 89A2: protein METWLLILMSMAITAFPKALINLFFPSKDPNLPPGPFKVPIIGNILWLRYTYTKLEPVIRSLLPKFGPVITLHIGRRPFIFVADRYLAHHALIENGAVFADRPPALAIDKISSSNQHSINAASYGPTWRLLRRNLGSEILHPSRVKSYSHARKWMLQILLNRFESESKSGHPVRVVDGLQYAIFCLLVLMCFGDKLDQKQIEEIERVERAMLLTNARFSILNFWPRFSKMVLCRSWSNFLQLRKNQEDALIPLIRARKKVKEEKLSKSNNENDDYILSYVDTLFDLELPDEKRKLSEDEIVTLCNEFLNAGTDTTATALQWIMANLVKYPHIQEKLFMDIKGVVGDAAEEIKEDDLQKMAYLKAVVLEGLRRHPPGHFVLPHAVTEDAMLGNYLVPKNGTINFMVAEIGRDPKVWEDPMAFKPERFMGSEEVFDITGRREIRMMPFGAGRRMCPGFGLAMLHLEYFIANLVWSFEWKAVDGDDIDLSEKQEFTTVMKNPLQALISPRFKNIS from the coding sequence ATGGAAACGTGGTTACTCATTCTCATGTCCATGGCCATTACTGCTTTTCCGAAAGCTCTCATCAATCTTTTCTTTCCTTCCAAGGACCCCAACCTCCCTCCAGGCCCCTTTAAGGTTCCTATCATCGGCAACATATTATGGCTTCGCTATACCTACACCAAACTCGAGCCCGTCATTCGTTCCCTCCTCCCCAAGTTCGGCCCTGTTATCACCCTTCACATCGGTCGTCGCCCCTTCATCTTCGTTGCTGATCGCTACCTTGCCCACCATGCCTTGATCGAAAACGGCGCAGTTTTTGCTGACCGCCCCCCTGCTCTTGCTATTGATAAAATCAGCAGTAGCAATCAGCATAGTATCAACGCGGCCTCTTACGGCCCTACATGGCGTCTCCTCCGGCGGAACCTCGGTTCAGAAATCCTCCATCCTTCAAGGGTGAAGTCATATTCTCACGCTCGAAAGTGGATGCTGCAAATCCTCCTCAATCGCTTTGAATCAGAGTCGAAATCTGGACATCCTGTTCGTGTTGTGGATGGTCTTCAATACGCAATTTTTTGCCTGCTGGTCCTCATGTGTTTTGGTGACAAGCTGGATCAGAAACAAATTGAAGAAATTGAGAGAGTAGAGCGTGCTATGCTTTTGACTAATGCCAGATTCAGTATACTCAATTTCTGGCCAAGATTTTCCAAAATGGTGCTTTGCAGAAGCTGGTCAAATTTCTTGCAGCTTCGAAAGAACCAAGAAGACGCATTAATTCCTTTAATAAGAGCAAGAAAGAAGgtaaaagaagagaaattgagCAAATCCAACAACGAAAATGATGACTATATCTTATCATATGTTGATACGCTTTTTGATCTTGAACTTCCTGATGAGAAAAGGAAGCTCAGCGAAGATGAAATTGTTACTTTGTGCAATGAATTTCTTAACGCAGGCACAGACACTACCGCCACGGCCTTGCAATGGATCATGGCGAATTTGGTCAAGTACCCACATATTCAAGAGAAGCTTTTCATGGACATTAAAGGGGTTGTTGGAGATGCAGCAGAAGAGATAAAGGAAGATGATCTGCAAAAGATGGCGTATTTGAAAGCTGTAGTTTTAGAAGGGCTAAGGCGGCATCCACCAGGGCATTTTGTGCTGCCACATGCAGTGACTGAAGATGCGATGTTGGGTAACTATTTAGTTCCCAAAAATGGGACTATAAATTTCATGGTAGCAGAGATTGGTCGGGATCCAAAGGTGTGGGAGGATCCAATGGCATTCAAGCCTGAGAGATTCATGGGGAGTGAAGAAGTGTTTGATATAACAGGAAGAAGGGAGATAAGGATGATGCCATTTGGAGCGGGAAGGAGGATGTGCCCTGGCTTTGGCTTAGCAATGCTTCATTTGGAATATTTTATAGCTAATTTGGTTTGGAGTTTTGAGTGGAAAGCTGTGGATGGAGATGATATTGACCTGTCTGAGAAGCAGGAGTTTACAACGGTGATGAAGAATCCATTGCAGGCCCTCATATCTCCCAGGTTCAAAAACATAAGTTGA